From Paenibacillus physcomitrellae, the proteins below share one genomic window:
- a CDS encoding SseB family protein → MNEERKDEIGRRFLLTPEISQEELGGLEIQELIFLVHTAKRFKVEEAFPDVYLDERIKGITGVLLDKIKHADTLYLACGKTTGYPYVDGEDRVWMFSQEAYAANAEDYFRQQLLMLEMKPIGGEEVLRTFGEFHILGLPKILVDNGQYHIELNRDDIMPPPDWTGTPEISVPVTNPGLQRAMIRFFQTLHAPTGDQEARGRELNVLEAEMLDEILQARYLLPMQLKESDRSPTDEQGVKTLKQGTVIQFGVLSAEDGSAWLPAFTDWPEFEKVYDKTAWSSNIAAYDDLLAVSGNMDGIVLNCRGIPLRIDANNRERIEAFRQERGLK, encoded by the coding sequence ATGAACGAGGAACGGAAAGACGAGATCGGGCGGAGGTTTTTGTTAACGCCAGAGATTTCGCAGGAAGAGCTCGGAGGGCTGGAAATCCAGGAACTGATTTTCTTAGTGCATACCGCCAAGCGGTTTAAGGTGGAGGAAGCTTTTCCGGACGTATATCTGGACGAGCGGATTAAGGGGATTACAGGCGTGCTGCTAGACAAGATTAAGCATGCCGATACGCTGTATCTCGCTTGCGGCAAGACAACCGGTTATCCTTATGTAGATGGGGAAGACCGGGTCTGGATGTTCTCGCAGGAGGCCTATGCCGCGAACGCGGAGGATTATTTCCGGCAGCAGCTGCTGATGCTGGAGATGAAGCCTATCGGCGGGGAGGAGGTGCTGAGGACCTTCGGGGAGTTTCATATTCTGGGATTACCGAAAATTCTTGTGGACAACGGGCAGTATCACATCGAATTGAACCGGGATGACATCATGCCGCCGCCGGATTGGACCGGAACGCCGGAAATCAGCGTTCCCGTCACAAATCCGGGGCTGCAGCGGGCGATGATCCGCTTCTTCCAAACGCTTCATGCGCCGACAGGCGATCAGGAAGCCCGTGGGCGGGAGTTGAACGTGCTGGAGGCGGAAATGCTTGATGAGATTCTGCAGGCGAGGTATTTGCTGCCCATGCAGTTGAAGGAATCCGATCGTTCGCCCACGGATGAGCAAGGTGTAAAAACGTTGAAGCAAGGGACCGTCATTCAATTCGGCGTGTTAAGTGCAGAAGACGGTTCGGCTTGGCTCCCTGCGTTTACGGATTGGCCGGAGTTCGAGAAGGTTTACGACAAAACGGCCTGGAGCAGCAACATTGCCGCTTACGACGACCTGCTGGCGGTGTCTGGAAACATGGATGGCATCGTACTCAACTGCCGAGGCATCCCGCTGCGAATCGACGCGAACAACCGGGAGCGGATCGAGGCTTTCCGTCAGGAGCGAGGTTTAAAGTAA
- a CDS encoding zinc ribbon domain-containing protein, with translation MGEKGCIKCGSHDARTKEVAMTGTGLSKMFDIQHNQFIVVYCADCGYSEFYNKQSSAGSNILDLFFG, from the coding sequence ATGGGAGAAAAGGGATGTATCAAATGCGGCAGTCATGACGCGAGAACGAAGGAAGTGGCCATGACCGGAACAGGGCTTTCCAAAATGTTCGATATCCAGCATAATCAATTTATTGTGGTCTACTGCGCGGATTGCGGTTATTCCGAATTTTATAACAAGCAGTCTTCGGCGGGTTCGAATATTCTTGATTTGTTCTTCGGTTGA
- a CDS encoding IS5 family transposase, producing the protein MHAIVDALGNLLRFQLTAGQRHDAVIGYEMLKQMDLTEKQVLADRAYDSNRILKLLEEQSATPVIPNKENRRKPRKWDKEIYKERHLIECFFNKVKNYRRLVTRFDKKADTFMAFLTLASIMVWLVTMNLVTCKKHRGQ; encoded by the coding sequence ATACATGCGATCGTAGATGCCCTTGGGAACCTACTTCGCTTTCAGTTGACGGCTGGGCAGCGCCATGATGCTGTAATCGGTTACGAGATGCTCAAACAAATGGATCTCACAGAAAAACAAGTCTTAGCCGACCGAGCTTATGATTCCAATCGAATTTTGAAGCTTCTTGAGGAACAATCCGCCACTCCAGTCATTCCAAACAAGGAAAATCGCCGAAAGCCAAGAAAATGGGATAAAGAAATTTACAAAGAACGGCATTTAATTGAGTGTTTTTTCAATAAAGTGAAGAACTACCGTCGCTTGGTGACTCGCTTTGATAAAAAGGCAGACACATTTATGGCATTTTTAACCCTAGCTTCAATCATGGTATGGCTTGTAACTATGAATTTAGTTACTTGCAAAAAGCACAGAGGACAATAG
- a CDS encoding TetR/AcrR family transcriptional regulator, whose amino-acid sequence MMRADARRNYDHLLTVARDVVAEHGVDASMRDIARRADVGLATLLRHFPTREALFEALLRTNLEALTQKAGELETSKPPDEALVSWVREQVAFLQSYSGVVALMASAHADPDSALYATCAAVHSAGERLLLRAQTEGTARADMNGDDLFALISALGWLAGQPSFAPRADHLFNIIASTFWIRDPQDTANDANGPETLPNTTKG is encoded by the coding sequence ATGATGCGAGCTGACGCCAGAAGAAATTACGATCATCTACTTACAGTCGCGCGTGACGTCGTCGCCGAGCATGGTGTCGATGCGTCCATGCGAGATATCGCCCGCCGGGCCGACGTCGGGTTGGCCACACTGCTTCGTCATTTCCCGACGCGGGAAGCCTTGTTCGAAGCGTTGCTGCGTACGAATCTGGAGGCACTGACGCAGAAGGCAGGCGAACTCGAAACGTCGAAACCACCTGACGAGGCGCTTGTGTCCTGGGTTCGCGAACAGGTGGCTTTCCTCCAAAGCTATAGCGGCGTTGTCGCCTTGATGGCGAGCGCCCACGCGGATCCGGACTCCGCGCTTTACGCTACATGCGCAGCGGTGCACTCAGCGGGCGAGCGACTATTGCTCCGCGCTCAGACCGAGGGAACGGCGCGCGCCGATATGAATGGGGACGACTTGTTCGCCCTGATATCGGCACTCGGCTGGCTTGCCGGCCAACCTTCATTCGCGCCACGGGCCGATCACCTCTTCAATATTATCGCGAGCACCTTCTGGATCAGAGATCCACAAGATACAGCAAACGATGCAAATGGGCCAGAGACGCTGCCCAACACAACGAAAGGGTGA
- a CDS encoding NADPH-dependent F420 reductase yields MSYAIIGFGQIGQALAKAFARSGIEVSVATTRDPESFASAAAAIGPEIIPKKLVDAVKADIIFLAVRFESHPDVAKVLPTWQGKTIVDVTNAYGVPSEELGGLPSSKFVAQAFTGGRLVKGFNHLVAAVLDQDPAVHGGRRVVFLASDDDGAAAEIGALAENLGFAPIKLGGLSEGGLLVQARGKSWGQLIFKDLIKFD; encoded by the coding sequence ATGAGCTACGCAATTATTGGCTTCGGCCAGATCGGCCAGGCCCTTGCTAAGGCGTTTGCCCGAAGCGGCATCGAAGTATCCGTTGCAACTACTCGCGACCCGGAAAGCTTTGCATCCGCTGCGGCCGCGATTGGACCAGAAATCATTCCTAAAAAATTGGTGGACGCCGTCAAGGCGGACATCATCTTTTTGGCTGTCCGTTTCGAGTCGCACCCGGATGTTGCGAAGGTGCTCCCCACTTGGCAGGGGAAGACCATCGTCGATGTGACCAATGCCTACGGCGTGCCCTCTGAGGAACTGGGAGGACTGCCTTCTTCCAAGTTCGTCGCGCAGGCCTTCACGGGTGGACGACTGGTCAAGGGCTTCAACCATTTGGTGGCTGCCGTCCTTGACCAAGATCCGGCCGTTCATGGCGGCAGGAGAGTCGTGTTTCTGGCGAGCGACGATGACGGCGCAGCAGCGGAGATTGGTGCTCTTGCGGAAAATCTCGGTTTCGCGCCGATCAAACTTGGCGGGCTTTCGGAAGGCGGACTGCTTGTGCAGGCGCGCGGAAAGAGCTGGGGTCAACTGATCTTTAAGGATTTGATCAAGTTCGACTGA
- a CDS encoding SDR family NAD(P)-dependent oxidoreductase, with protein sequence MGKLEGKVAVITGGATGIGRAAAKRFIEEGAFVFIFGRRQDALDAAIADLGPNARAVKGSVSDLDDLDRLYAAVKSERGTLDIVFANAGAGSQLPLGEITAEHIDEVFDTNVKGSIFTVQKALPLMGQGGSIILTGSSAGTTGAPAMSAYSASKAAVRNLARTWAEDLKGTGIRVNVLSPGATATELAKESLGEDGQKVFASMTPLQRMADPAEIGAVAAFLASSDSSFMTASEVAVDGGLAQL encoded by the coding sequence ATGGGAAAGCTTGAAGGTAAGGTTGCAGTTATCACAGGGGGCGCTACCGGCATCGGCCGCGCCGCAGCAAAGCGTTTCATCGAGGAGGGGGCCTTCGTCTTCATCTTCGGCCGCAGGCAGGACGCGCTCGACGCCGCTATAGCCGACCTTGGGCCAAATGCCCGCGCGGTGAAGGGCTCGGTCTCCGATCTGGACGACCTCGACCGACTCTACGCGGCGGTGAAGTCCGAACGCGGAACTCTCGACATCGTCTTCGCCAATGCCGGGGCGGGAAGCCAGCTTCCGCTCGGCGAGATCACCGCTGAACACATTGACGAAGTCTTCGACACCAATGTGAAGGGTTCGATCTTCACGGTACAGAAGGCGCTGCCGCTGATGGGCCAGGGCGGTTCGATCATCCTAACGGGATCGAGCGCCGGTACCACGGGCGCCCCGGCCATGAGCGCCTATAGCGCGAGCAAGGCTGCAGTGCGCAATCTCGCGCGGACCTGGGCGGAGGATCTGAAGGGCACCGGCATCCGGGTAAACGTGCTGTCGCCCGGAGCAACGGCAACCGAACTCGCGAAGGAATCGCTAGGCGAGGATGGCCAAAAAGTCTTCGCCTCGATGACTCCGCTCCAGCGCATGGCTGATCCGGCGGAGATCGGGGCGGTAGCCGCTTTTCTCGCATCATCGGACAGCAGCTTCATGACCGCTAGCGAGGTCGCCGTCGACGGCGGCCTGGCGCAACTTTAA
- the sigK gene encoding RNA polymerase sporulation sigma factor SigK has protein sequence MPGLFSAIALFIKQLTLLVSYVKNNAFPQPLTEAEETLHLQRMAEGDPVSRNLLIEHNLRLVAHIVKKFDNTGEDLEDLISIGTIGLIKAIESYRLGKGTKLATFAARCIENEILMHLRSLKKTRKDVSLHDPIGTDKEGNEITLIDILGSDNDDVADHVELKMEKSKIYQNLDILDEREQEVIKGRFGLEHGGEERTQREIAKELGISRSYVSRIEKRALMKLYHEFYKKK, from the coding sequence TTGCCCGGACTATTCAGTGCGATTGCCTTGTTTATTAAACAGCTCACTCTGCTTGTCTCTTACGTCAAAAACAATGCGTTTCCCCAGCCCTTAACGGAAGCCGAAGAAACGCTTCACCTTCAGCGCATGGCCGAAGGCGACCCCGTCAGCCGCAACCTGCTGATTGAACACAATCTCAGGTTGGTTGCCCATATAGTCAAGAAATTCGACAATACCGGCGAAGACCTGGAGGATCTGATCTCCATCGGAACGATAGGCCTCATTAAAGCCATTGAAAGCTACCGGCTTGGCAAAGGCACCAAGCTGGCCACATTTGCCGCGCGTTGTATTGAAAACGAAATCCTGATGCACCTCAGATCGCTTAAGAAAACACGTAAAGATGTGTCACTGCACGATCCAATTGGAACGGATAAGGAAGGTAATGAAATCACGCTGATCGATATCCTTGGCAGCGACAACGACGACGTCGCAGACCATGTGGAGCTGAAGATGGAGAAAAGCAAAATTTATCAGAACCTTGATATTCTGGATGAACGTGAGCAGGAAGTAATTAAAGGCCGCTTTGGCCTGGAGCATGGCGGGGAAGAGCGGACGCAGCGCGAAATCGCCAAGGAGCTTGGCATAAGCCGGAGTTATGTATCGCGGATAGAGAAAAGGGCGCTTATGAAGTTGTATCATGAGTTTTATAAGAAGAAGTGA
- a CDS encoding terpene cyclase/mutase family protein, whose amino-acid sequence MNPVLKTANEAINRMTRDLVKRQQPDGTWHFCFENGTVIDALSIILFRSLDLDNEPLIRELHDRILAAQQPEGCWRWYADESEGNLAASIEAYFALLYSGYSQTTDEPLERAKRYILSRGGAGNSSSILTKTLLSVTGQQKWPLSVKTIPLEVLLLPASFPISLFDFSGYSRIHLIPLLIMADRDFTVQTPQTPDLSELYTNRDIGSEPPPEEHRKLLDPIKSGLGKLAAPGHYLHEAATEQAKRFMLQRIEADGTLYSYASSTILMVWALLALGYDKRDPIITRAVDGIINMRYTADDGHTTLQNSPSTVWDTALLAYALQEAGLPANHAAIRRAAGYLRSKQQHKLADWSVHNPNPVPGGWGFSNNNSMVPDVDDTTAALRAICRLARTDDSFRDPWNRGLNWVISMQNKDGGWPAFEKNTDKEMLTWLAIEGAKAAATDPSEADLTGRTLEYFGSFAGLNIKHKFIKRGADWLIDHQEKDGSWYGRWGVCYIYGTWAALTGLSAVGIPADHDAVTKAVRWLHDVQNPDGGWGESCRSDVVKRFVPLGQSTPSQTAWALDALIAVSPETTPEIERGILRLAAFLKHDSDRDTAHDNITDHATDRDTASDAAALHDSLYSYPTGAGLPGNFYTNYHSYRHIWPLLAFSHYRQKYPS is encoded by the coding sequence ATGAACCCAGTGTTAAAGACGGCAAACGAAGCTATAAACCGGATGACTCGTGATCTCGTAAAGCGGCAGCAGCCGGATGGAACGTGGCATTTTTGTTTTGAAAATGGCACCGTCATCGATGCGCTCTCCATCATCCTCTTTCGGAGCCTGGACTTGGATAACGAACCGCTGATCCGCGAGCTGCACGACCGGATTCTGGCGGCGCAGCAGCCGGAGGGCTGCTGGAGATGGTATGCCGACGAATCGGAGGGCAACCTGGCCGCTTCAATCGAAGCTTATTTCGCCCTGCTCTATTCCGGTTACAGCCAAACAACGGACGAACCGTTGGAGCGGGCCAAACGATACATTTTATCAAGGGGCGGCGCCGGAAATTCCTCAAGCATCCTGACCAAAACGCTGCTTTCCGTAACCGGGCAGCAGAAATGGCCCCTCTCCGTCAAAACCATTCCGCTGGAAGTGCTGCTTCTTCCGGCTTCTTTTCCGATCAGCCTGTTCGATTTCTCCGGTTATTCACGGATTCATCTTATTCCGCTGCTGATTATGGCCGACCGCGATTTCACGGTCCAAACTCCGCAAACGCCCGATCTCAGCGAGCTTTATACCAACCGGGACATAGGCAGCGAACCACCGCCGGAGGAACACCGGAAGCTGCTCGACCCTATCAAATCGGGACTCGGCAAACTCGCCGCCCCCGGCCATTATCTGCATGAAGCAGCCACCGAACAAGCCAAACGGTTTATGCTGCAGCGGATTGAAGCAGACGGGACGCTGTACAGCTATGCCAGTTCAACTATTTTGATGGTTTGGGCTTTGCTTGCGCTGGGCTACGATAAAAGAGACCCGATCATCACCCGGGCCGTGGACGGGATTATCAACATGCGCTATACGGCCGATGACGGCCATACGACTCTACAGAACTCACCTTCCACCGTATGGGATACCGCTCTGCTGGCTTATGCCCTGCAGGAAGCCGGTTTGCCCGCAAACCATGCAGCTATTCGGAGAGCTGCCGGCTACCTTCGCTCCAAGCAGCAGCACAAGCTGGCCGACTGGAGTGTACATAATCCAAACCCTGTGCCGGGCGGATGGGGTTTCTCCAACAACAACAGTATGGTCCCAGACGTAGACGACACTACTGCTGCGCTGCGGGCAATCTGCAGGCTGGCCCGAACGGACGACTCCTTCCGTGACCCCTGGAACCGCGGGCTGAACTGGGTGATTTCGATGCAGAACAAAGACGGCGGCTGGCCGGCTTTTGAGAAAAATACAGACAAAGAGATGCTGACCTGGCTGGCAATCGAAGGCGCTAAAGCGGCGGCAACCGATCCTTCTGAAGCCGACCTTACCGGGCGGACGCTAGAGTATTTCGGCAGCTTTGCCGGACTAAACATCAAACACAAGTTTATTAAACGCGGAGCGGATTGGCTGATAGATCATCAGGAAAAAGATGGCTCCTGGTATGGAAGATGGGGCGTCTGCTACATTTACGGCACTTGGGCCGCTTTGACCGGACTATCGGCGGTCGGCATCCCCGCTGACCATGACGCGGTAACCAAAGCTGTCCGCTGGCTGCATGACGTCCAGAATCCGGACGGAGGCTGGGGTGAATCCTGCCGGAGCGATGTGGTGAAACGTTTTGTTCCTTTAGGGCAAAGCACACCCTCGCAGACCGCTTGGGCACTGGACGCTTTGATCGCCGTTTCTCCCGAGACTACACCTGAAATCGAAAGGGGCATTTTAAGGCTGGCAGCATTTCTGAAGCATGATTCGGATAGGGATACCGCCCACGATAACATCACCGATCATGCTACCGATCGCGATACTGCCAGCGATGCCGCTGCTCTACATGATTCCCTTTACTCTTATCCGACCGGCGCCGGGCTTCCCGGCAACTTTTATACCAACTACCACAGCTACCGGCATATTTGGCCGCTGCTCGCCTTCAGCCATTACCGCCAGAAGTACCCGTCATAA
- a CDS encoding DUF2294 domain-containing protein, whose protein sequence is MKKETGFNELVRKVRKELFGKGPERIQTSFVDNLAISILYGNLTQTEKFFAQEPNGRQMVKDARTQMIQKVYPIKFQPEFEAYMDNKMLYLFTDINVEQDVAVSVFVFQDKINP, encoded by the coding sequence ATGAAGAAGGAGACAGGTTTTAACGAACTGGTTCGTAAAGTAAGAAAAGAATTGTTCGGGAAGGGTCCCGAGCGAATCCAAACTTCTTTTGTAGATAATCTGGCTATCAGCATACTGTACGGAAACCTGACACAAACGGAGAAGTTCTTCGCTCAGGAGCCGAACGGCAGACAAATGGTCAAGGACGCTCGCACGCAAATGATTCAAAAGGTCTACCCGATCAAGTTCCAGCCGGAATTTGAAGCCTATATGGATAATAAGATGCTGTATTTATTCACGGATATTAACGTAGAGCAGGATGTCGCGGTTTCCGTATTTGTTTTTCAAGACAAAATTAATCCCTAA
- the moaA gene encoding GTP 3',8-cyclase MoaA: MNNPVHDSLDRPLRDLRISVTDKCNFRCRYCMPAEIFGPDYPFLPKDKVLSFEEIARLAEMFAGLGVTKLRITGGEPLLRKDLPFLIGMLKPIPGITDIALTTNGVLLPKFAGKLKEAGVGRVNVSLDSLHDETFRYMNGNRSGVQAVLDGIEAAAEAGLQVKVNMVVQKGVNDHEIVEMAAFFKARKHILRFIEFMDVGNSNGWRLDDVMTKQEIIQRIHGEMPVEPADPLYKGEVASKFRYKDTGEELGVISSVSDAFCSSCTRARISAEGKLYMCLFASKGYDLRDKLRSDLTDEEIQAYIADIWRGRKDRYSAERRSQTKDLPKVEMSHIGG, encoded by the coding sequence ATGAACAATCCCGTGCATGATTCACTGGACCGCCCCTTACGTGACCTGAGGATTTCGGTAACGGACAAGTGCAACTTCCGCTGCCGTTATTGCATGCCGGCCGAAATATTTGGGCCGGATTATCCATTTCTGCCTAAGGATAAAGTGCTCAGCTTTGAGGAGATCGCCAGATTGGCGGAAATGTTCGCCGGTTTAGGTGTTACGAAGCTGCGGATTACAGGCGGAGAACCTCTGCTGCGCAAGGATCTGCCTTTCCTGATTGGCATGCTGAAGCCTATTCCGGGGATTACGGACATTGCTCTGACGACGAACGGCGTGCTGCTGCCCAAATTTGCGGGGAAGCTGAAGGAAGCCGGGGTCGGACGGGTGAATGTCAGCCTGGATTCGCTGCATGATGAGACCTTTCGTTACATGAACGGGAATAGAAGCGGCGTGCAGGCTGTTCTGGACGGCATTGAGGCCGCGGCGGAAGCCGGGCTGCAGGTGAAAGTAAATATGGTTGTGCAAAAAGGTGTCAACGATCATGAAATTGTGGAGATGGCGGCCTTTTTCAAGGCGCGGAAGCATATTCTGCGGTTTATCGAATTTATGGATGTCGGCAACTCCAACGGCTGGCGGCTGGATGACGTCATGACCAAGCAGGAGATCATTCAGCGGATTCACGGGGAGATGCCTGTGGAGCCGGCTGATCCGCTGTACAAGGGAGAAGTGGCTTCTAAGTTCCGTTATAAAGATACGGGAGAGGAGCTTGGCGTCATCTCGTCGGTCAGCGACGCTTTCTGCTCCAGCTGCACAAGGGCACGGATTTCGGCCGAAGGCAAGCTGTACATGTGTTTGTTCGCCTCTAAAGGTTATGATCTTCGCGATAAGCTGAGATCGGACCTTACGGACGAGGAAATTCAGGCCTATATCGCGGACATCTGGAGAGGGCGTAAGGACCGCTATTCAGCGGAAAGACGCAGCCAGACCAAGGATCTGCCGAAGGTGGAAATGTCGCATATCGGGGGCTGA
- the fdhF gene encoding formate dehydrogenase subunit alpha, with protein sequence MTETTFKITMDNKEYEVRKGQTILEAINENGIQHPQVCYVPEVDPIRTCDTCIVEVNGQLMRSCSTMAEEGMSIQLASAPAKEAQVEAMDRLLENHMLYCTVCDNNNGNCRVHNTVEFMEIEHQKYPFKPKGGAEAVDMSHPFYRYDPNQCIACGQCVEVCQNLQVNETLSIDWEAERPRVIWDDGKAINDSSCVSCGHCVTVCPCNALMEKSMLGEAGFMTGLKEDVLDPMIHLIKEVEPGYGGIFAVSEVEASMRETRTKKTKTVCTFCGVGCSFEVWTKGRKILKVQPTSEGPVNGISTCVKGKFGWDFVNSGERLTTPLIRQGDEFVEASWDDALSLVASKLGGIKEAYGPEALGFIASSKYTNEENYLMQKLARQVFQTNNVDNCSRYCQSPASWGLQQTTGIGGDTGTIKDLAAAGLVILVGCSPAEGHPVLATRIKRAHKLHGQKLIAVDLRKHEMAERADLFIRPNQGTDYVWLTAVAKYMIDQNWHKPEFIEKHVNFYPEYLELIQKYSLEFAEKITGIPQETLIQIAEMIRDADGTCICWGMGVTQNIGGSYTSTAIANLLLVTGNFMRPGAGAYPLRGHNNVQGAADMGTMPNIFPGYQPVTDDSIRAKFEKAYGVKLPAEPGLDNILMLEAINNDKIKGMYVSGEEMAWVDSDSNHTQDMLAKVEFLVVQDVFLSKTAEFADVILPAVPSLEKEGTFTNTERRVQRLYQALEPIGDAKPDWWIFCQLAKKMGFDWNYSHPSEIFDEMASLTPFFAQCDYDVLEGWGSFNWGSPDGSNTPLLYLDGFNFPDKKARFALFDFVPPKELPPEFDLFLDNGRLLEQFHEGNLTDKSHGIHLKLPRVFVEISPELAKERGIKDGTLVRLESPYGAIKLHALITDRMHGHTVYVPMHSHSHESAINLLTGGAVDVQTHTPAYKQMKIRMTVLEEEGNNPLPLINHRYKKRFPQHGVEVQRKWNRPGFVSLVDQEKGDSPHGQANYIH encoded by the coding sequence GTGACAGAAACAACATTTAAAATCACGATGGACAACAAGGAATATGAAGTCCGCAAAGGACAGACCATCCTTGAGGCCATCAACGAAAACGGCATTCAACACCCGCAGGTCTGCTACGTTCCTGAAGTAGACCCGATCCGTACCTGCGATACGTGTATCGTGGAAGTGAACGGACAATTAATGCGTTCCTGCTCTACGATGGCAGAGGAAGGCATGAGCATTCAGCTTGCTTCCGCTCCGGCCAAAGAGGCTCAAGTAGAAGCAATGGACCGGCTGCTGGAGAACCACATGCTGTACTGTACCGTATGTGACAACAACAACGGCAACTGCCGGGTGCACAACACGGTAGAATTCATGGAAATTGAGCATCAGAAATATCCGTTCAAGCCTAAGGGCGGTGCTGAGGCTGTCGATATGTCTCATCCTTTCTACCGCTATGACCCTAACCAATGTATTGCCTGTGGACAATGCGTAGAGGTCTGCCAGAACCTGCAGGTCAACGAAACCTTGTCCATTGACTGGGAAGCTGAACGCCCTCGCGTCATCTGGGATGACGGTAAAGCGATCAACGATTCCTCCTGCGTCAGCTGCGGTCACTGCGTAACCGTATGCCCTTGTAACGCTTTGATGGAGAAATCCATGCTCGGCGAAGCCGGCTTCATGACCGGTCTCAAAGAAGATGTGCTCGATCCTATGATTCACCTGATCAAGGAAGTCGAGCCAGGTTACGGCGGTATCTTTGCCGTTTCCGAAGTCGAAGCTTCCATGCGTGAAACCCGCACGAAGAAGACCAAAACCGTCTGCACGTTCTGCGGCGTTGGCTGCTCGTTTGAGGTTTGGACCAAGGGCCGTAAAATCCTTAAAGTCCAGCCGACCTCCGAAGGTCCGGTTAACGGTATTTCCACCTGCGTTAAAGGGAAATTCGGCTGGGATTTCGTCAACAGCGGCGAACGTCTGACCACTCCGCTGATTCGTCAAGGCGACGAATTCGTAGAAGCCAGCTGGGATGACGCGCTGAGCCTTGTAGCCAGCAAGCTTGGCGGCATCAAGGAAGCTTACGGCCCCGAAGCGCTTGGCTTCATTGCTTCTTCCAAATATACGAACGAAGAGAACTATCTGATGCAAAAGCTTGCGCGTCAGGTGTTCCAAACGAACAACGTCGATAACTGCTCCCGTTACTGCCAATCCCCGGCTTCTTGGGGTCTGCAGCAAACCACCGGCATCGGCGGCGATACCGGAACCATCAAAGATCTCGCTGCAGCAGGTCTCGTGATTCTGGTCGGCTGTTCCCCTGCCGAAGGCCATCCGGTACTCGCTACGCGCATCAAACGTGCGCACAAGCTGCACGGCCAGAAGCTGATTGCCGTCGACCTGCGCAAGCATGAGATGGCCGAGCGCGCCGACCTGTTCATTCGTCCGAACCAAGGTACGGATTATGTGTGGCTGACTGCGGTTGCCAAATACATGATCGATCAGAACTGGCATAAACCGGAGTTCATTGAGAAGCATGTCAACTTCTATCCGGAATATCTGGAGCTGATTCAGAAATATTCGCTGGAGTTCGCTGAGAAGATAACCGGCATTCCGCAGGAAACGCTGATCCAGATCGCCGAAATGATCCGCGATGCCGACGGCACCTGCATTTGCTGGGGCATGGGCGTTACGCAGAACATCGGGGGGTCTTACACATCCACAGCGATTGCGAACCTGCTGCTCGTAACCGGCAACTTCATGCGTCCAGGCGCCGGCGCTTACCCGCTGCGCGGTCATAACAACGTGCAGGGTGCAGCCGATATGGGCACTATGCCGAATATTTTCCCAGGCTACCAGCCTGTAACTGACGACAGCATCCGTGCGAAATTCGAGAAGGCTTACGGCGTCAAGCTGCCGGCCGAACCGGGTCTCGACAACATCCTGATGCTGGAAGCGATCAACAACGATAAAATCAAAGGCATGTACGTATCCGGTGAAGAAATGGCCTGGGTCGATTCCGACTCCAACCATACCCAGGATATGCTGGCCAAAGTTGAATTCCTGGTTGTACAGGACGTATTCCTGAGCAAAACCGCCGAGTTTGCAGACGTGATTCTGCCGGCCGTGCCTTCTCTGGAGAAGGAAGGAACCTTCACCAATACGGAACGCCGCGTACAACGTTTGTATCAAGCGCTTGAACCAATCGGCGACGCCAAGCCGGACTGGTGGATCTTCTGCCAGCTCGCCAAGAAGATGGGCTTCGACTGGAATTACAGTCATCCAAGCGAAATTTTCGACGAGATGGCTTCCCTCACGCCGTTCTTTGCTCAGTGCGATTACGATGTGTTGGAGGGCTGGGGCAGCTTCAACTGGGGTTCGCCGGACGGCAGCAACACACCGCTTCTCTATCTGGACGGATTCAACTTCCCGGATAAAAAAGCCCGTTTTGCCCTGTTCGACTTCGTTCCGCCGAAAGAGCTTCCGCCGGAATTTGACCTGTTCCTGGACAACGGCCGTCTGCTCGAGCAATTCCACGAAGGCAACCTGACCGATAAATCTCACGGCATTCATCTGAAGCTGCCAAGAGTATTCGTGGAAATTTCGCCGGAGCTGGCCAAAGAACGCGGAATCAAGGACGGTACGCTGGTCCGCCTGGAATCTCCATACGGCGCCATCAAGCTGCATGCGCTGATCACCGACCGGATGCATGGCCATACGGTTTATGTGCCGATGCACTCGCACAGCCACGAAAGTGCAATCAACCTGCTGACCGGCGGTGCCGTCGATGTGCAGACCCATACTCCGGCCTACAAGCAGATGAAGATCCGCATGACCGTGCTGGAGGAGGAGGGCAACAACCCGCTTCCGCTGATCAACCACCGGTACAAGAAACGTTTCCCTCAACACGGCGTTGAAGTGCAGCGGAAATGGAACCGGCCGGGCTTTGTTTCCCTAGTCGATCAGGAGAAAGGAGATTCCCCTCATGGCCAAGCCAATTACATTCATTAA